A single window of Limnothrix sp. FACHB-406 DNA harbors:
- a CDS encoding transposase, with protein LTLAYGEYYLITSTEVQPIQSENQGRVVALDPGVRTFMTFFAESSYGWIGNDSNLLIQKLCFKLDRLISKITKAKSAQKRRFKKAADRLRSKVQHLVKELHHKTARFLTENFDVILLPSFESSQMVSKSRRKIKSKTVRQMLTLSHYQFKKHLEWKAWELGKIALTDINEAYTSKTVSWTGEIVKIGGSRVIKSKVDGRSMNRDLNGARGIFLRALVDTPWLRDHLNLCIC; from the coding sequence TTGACACTTGCCTATGGCGAGTATTACCTGATCACCTCAACAGAAGTGCAACCCATTCAGTCCGAAAACCAAGGGCGGGTGGTTGCCTTAGATCCCGGTGTGCGCACATTCATGACCTTCTTTGCTGAGTCATCCTATGGATGGATTGGCAATGACTCGAACTTATTGATTCAAAAGCTGTGCTTCAAGCTAGATCGCCTGATTTCCAAAATCACCAAGGCTAAATCAGCTCAAAAGCGTCGCTTCAAGAAAGCCGCCGATCGCCTGCGTTCCAAGGTGCAACACTTGGTGAAAGAACTTCACCACAAAACCGCACGGTTCCTGACTGAAAACTTTGATGTGATTTTGTTGCCCAGCTTTGAATCTTCTCAAATGGTGAGCAAATCACGTCGAAAGATTAAGTCAAAAACCGTTCGACAGATGTTGACCCTATCGCATTACCAGTTCAAGAAACATCTGGAGTGGAAAGCTTGGGAGTTGGGCAAGATTGCCTTGACCGATATCAACGAAGCCTACACCTCTAAAACCGTTTCGTGGACAGGTGAAATCGTGAAGATTGGCGGCTCTCGGGTCATCAAGTCGAAAGTTGATGGGCGGTCAATGAATCGGGATCTCAATGGTGCTCGTGGGATCTTCCTGCGGGCATTGGTTGATACGCCTTGGTTGAGAGACCATCTCAACTTATGTATTTGTTAG